The Amblyraja radiata isolate CabotCenter1 chromosome 26, sAmbRad1.1.pri, whole genome shotgun sequence DNA window tccgcaataaacaacctgacctcccggtggctcagcacttcaactccccctctcattccccatccgacatctctgtcctgggtctcctccatggccagagcgagcaacactggaaattggaggaacagcacctcatatttcgctaggggagtatgcatcctgcgggcatgaacattgaattctcccaattttgttcgcccttgctgtctcctccccttcctcagccctcgggttcctcctcctttttcctttcttctccctgccacccccatcagtctgaagaagggtttcggcccgaaacgttgcctatttccttcgctccatagatgctgctgcacccgctgagtttctccagcatttttgtgtacctattattTGCCAGGCTTTATACCACCAACTCCCTTTCCCAACTTTGTACCCCCCCCAactccatcagtcagaagaatgGTCCCAAACCCAAGCATTATCCATCCattcctccacaggtgctgcctgacctgccaggttcctccagcagtttgttttatgctcaagattccagcatttgcagttccagtGTCATCATCGCCAATCTGTCTTCACTTCTAAAAAGGCAAgctttaatatcttttggagtttgCCCCTCTATGTTACagatgtgcttgaaatggaaaaaaataagACAGGCAATTGAACAATGTGGGTATGGTGCCAATATAAACCCTCTTGAGTATCTGCAATATACCATCAACAAGATGTTGAAACAAAATTAGTGTCCACTATTATTTGAGCAGCTAAAATTCCAAGGATCGAACAGACTTTAACCGCAGGATTAGCCAGTCTCCAAGCCTGCCTTGCTATTCAATAAAGCTACCCCAGTCCTCCATGACCCTTCATTCGCCAATCATTCCCCTTCATATTTAATACTGCCAATACTTCATCTTTATAACCTTCTAGGAaagagaattcctgagattcatCCTAAAAATTCTATACATCAGTTTTAAATAGCGACCAGCAGTATAGGCAAAATGAGCCTAAACGGACAAGACATTTACAAAGAAAACTTCCCGCTAAGATAAAAAACATAAACTGATTTAAAGCTTCCTTGACCCAAGGACCTCACAGGACCCTGTTACCACAGGGCTACCACCCTGATGCAAGCAAAAATAACGGTGATGGTGGTTTAAGAGGAAGAATTATTGCCAATGCACAAGTTAAAGGTGCCCTGGGCAACTACATCTATATAAAAAGGTCTCCTATTTGAGATACTTTGCCAATATAAAATCAACTCGGGTTCCCTTTATTGGCAACCACAAAATAAAAAGCTCTGGCTGTGGAGTGCTTGCTTGTTCAAGGATGCGAATACACTTCTTCcagaaaaaaaataatcagagcTATGGACACTCGAGATAAGAGTTTTTACTGTCCCATTTAAGAATTGAGCATTATTTGCATCACTAGAAAAGTATACCAGTTTTAAGAATAAATCTTTGAATCCAATAGTTAAAATACAAAATAGGGGTACTGTCCAATAACACCACTGGTCCAGCACTACAACAATGCTCCAATGCCAAGCCCTTCTTTCAAAGTCTCTCCCATCTAATTATCCAATTCCCTTGAAGACCACAGTGCATTAAAGTTTACAAAACACAGCGCAATACGCTTCTTGTCAATTCTCTTCCCCTATAGTTTGTAAACGTGACCGCTAATCCAAATACAAAGGGAATCGCCTTCCAGATCCCCTTGTCCAGACTCCTAATGCACACAGGATCAAATCTTCCCTGGTTCTCTCTAATGAAAAATACCACAGCCTTTAATCCATCCTTGTGTTTGTAGTCATTCATCCAAAGCTTTCATATTCAACCATTAATAGTGGTATCCAGTTGAGTTTAGATTAGAGGCTTTGGTTCAGCAATAATCTCTCAACTTTTTACTCTCTGCCTCCACTGATGAAGCCCAGATTTTGGTAAACTTTAATACCTATTCCCACAACTGCCCCACCACTTTCAATGATTTGTACACATACCCCTGGGACCCCAAGCTCCTACACAATTTATTCTACGTTATTTATTCCTGCTACCAAGATGTTTGCTCAACATTTCTGCACATTAAAAACTTGATTAGCATTGCTGGTCATTTCAACCAGCTGCTATCTTGTTATAATCAGCAACTTCACACTTTGTGATTAGTATTGCAATGTTTTGTCTTCTGCAAATGTAGAATGTGACTTGCATCAACCTTTCCAAGTTTAAACCGTTAATACAAAAAAGTTACATTGACATGAATCCCTGAGCACTGCCATATCTTGAGTCTCCTGCCTATTATTTAGCATGGATATGAAATTGGTTACCAATATCCCTTTGTGCCATGTGCTTAATTTTGCCCATATGTCTGTGGCAGCACTTTACCTAAAGCCCTTTGGAAACTCAAGCACGCCATGTGCACTGCAGTATGCTCATTAACTCAGCTCCAAATAAATCAAATTAGTTAAACACAAGCAAGGCTTAAACAATTGgggacgcaagaaactgcaggtgctggaatgaaTAATATTTCAGGATCTAGCAGAGTATGCCAACTTATTCAGCATGAACAagatgtgctgaagggcctgtttctgtgccttaGTTCCCGGCAACTCGATAAGGGAAGGGTAATAGTAAACTATTAGTTTCAATGGCGCAGCaatgtactgcagatgctggaatctggaacaaataaAATCACTGCTGGAGGATCTCACCAAGTCTGGCAGCCACTGGAAAGAATGgagagatgacgtttcaggtcagaacccttcagtcTAAAGAACAAACAAAGGTTTGGaatcaaaacatcgtctgtccattccctccacaggtgcagtGAAGGAGAGATACTCAAAAACGTACTGTTTAGAAGCTCTTGCTGCATTCTTCAGGGTTATTGAAAATTGGTATATCTTGCTGTAATTGCCAAGAAGACATGTTATAGGCTGTAGTACAGTATCTTTACCTTGCTTATTAATGACCTGCCTTTGGACTTGGCTGCTCAGTGTTTGACAATTATGCAACTAACAAATCATGTTATTGTGCTAATCTTGTACTAATCCTGAAACATGTATCACATGGATAAAGTTACACTTGCTCTAACAAAACTAGGTTATCAATATACttgaaataacatttaaaaaaaaatcaaatttggaTTTTGAGctcagtcatagagctatacaattgggaaacaggccctttggcccaccttgcccaggTCAACCAAGTTTACATCTTGGGCTAGTGCCATTCACTTGCATTTGCccaatagccctctaaacccttcctatccattaaCTGTCCAGATGTCACTTAAGTCATTGTATCTAGAGCTTCCACGAGTAGCTTATTTCAGATGGGAAACTATCCTCCAAGCTAAACCCTCCATCCCTCTTCTAAGGTCcgtcttaaatctttcccttctcaccttaaccctCTGGTTTGGGAATGCTTTccactgggaaaaagactgagctttcactttatccatgtcccttatgatcttgtacacctcaataagatcacccctcagcctcctacactgcaAAGAAAAATTCCTGTCAGGTTTCCTCTAACCAGAAGCAAGGAGCCCATTGGGGTTCACCTTCCCAGATAAGGAAAAAAAAAAGGCTCCTTCACAAAAGCTAGACTTTACATTAGTGGAGCACTGTAATCTATTCCCTTCGTTCAATAAGTTAGCCAAAGTTACTACACCAGCAAACAAAGCAACTCTAATGTTGCAAGTTTTGAACCTTACAAAATGCACCAAATTTGAAATAAGGTACTGGCCTTCCATATTTAAATGATAAGTGTACAGGCATTGTATAAATGTTTAAAACTATAAATTCTGTACTCTAATATTTATTGTACTTCTGAATATATAGATGCCTAAACCTTTCTCAGTGGTACCAGCGACATTGCTATCTACTCCCTGCATCATGAACATTCCTCAACACCCCTTCAAGCGAAGCCAATTTTCTGCTCACAGCACTGAGTTCATACATCATTCAGTACCAAGTTTGTATTGATCAGCAGAACAATTCTTTGAAAGTCAGACTGGAAAAGTAATCATGCAAGCCCAACCCCAACAAACTTCCTAAAGTCTAACATGGTTTCTATGAAAGGACATTTACGGGGAAACTCTGGACAGGTTTTCCTAAACAAGAACTTTCAGATCAATGCTTCACGTTGCCCCAAATACCAGCAGCAATGCAAAATttgaggggtaagggggtgggcaTTTTTACTTCAGCTCAGTGATTAAAAAAAGATTGGAGCCAGAGAGGAACCAGCTCTAAACATGCAAGTCACCCTTCCAGCATAGTTTAAAGTTGCACAAATAACCAGAACCAGCATGAATTAAGCTTCATATTGTTATCATTCACTCAACTACTGAAGACCCAATGCACCTCAGCCCAAATTAGCTTTTAGTTTCTGCTCAGtgcaaccatttaaaaaaaactgaaatgtCAGTTCCTGTGAACATAGCTCCAACCCCACCCACATCTCATGGAAAATATTAATTCCTCATCATGTCAAATTCACCTGGAAAGATGTAATATAATGTTTCTTCCAATTAATGTTTATTAAATCTCCTGCAATTAAAATATTTCACTCCCAAATTAGAATAATTAAATAGACTGGATGCTGAACAGAACATCATTTTACTGGCACATTGATAAATATGCTACAATTCTGAAATATTCTGTCTAATAATACAAGGAAAATCATTGCTAGTTCACATCAATAATCTAAATTGATTTAAAATCCAACTGATTCCACTGGAATATTTCCAGCACTAACTGGATTCTGTTTATACAATTCTCAAGGTTTTAACATCTGCGAGTCCTACATCAAGACCAAAATGTGGCCAATCGCCAAGTTTACCTGCCAGGCTCCGCCTGAAATTCTCCTTCCCAGTCTTTAAAGGCCCTAGTTATCACAACTATCTAGTTAAGACACAAACTGTCAAGAGCAGGAAAATGAGCCGTTTCCCCAGGTCCAAACACACAAACCAGAGAACTACTCCACGTGATTTTAAACAGTCTCTCATAGGAGTGGTTTCATTTGGATAAGTCTCAAAATCGGGTTGAGAGTTAATCAGTTCTTGCCCTTTAGTTAGTTAAGCAAAGCTTCATTTTGGTCGCAGAAATAACTCGAAGTCAAACTGAAACCAATCAATTTGAACAAGATGGGAAGGCAGGCAGGGGAACAAGTCGCTGAAGCAAGGCAAgacgctgggggggggggttgtcaccGGCTTAAGTGCCAGACTGCCTTGGAGCAGTCAGACAGCGCGTCACACCCACTAGAACCATTGTTGTCTCGCTGTAATCTGACCAATTTCAGAATTGCATCCAATTTTAACGAGGGAAAATAATACGCAGTTTTGCATCCCGTTTATAAACTCACACAGTGCAGCTTGTTTAAAATAAACTCTTCATTAATCAAACTGCGTGCtttccttttatttttttaaatagaatttAATCAGCTCAACGCCTGCCTCTCGGTGCGCTGCTGTCTTCAGCTATTGATCGGGTTATTGGACCTGGTGCCAACACAGCAGCGCACGGCgctccctccccaccaccaccagaTGTTGCAGACAATACCAACTTTTTGTTTAACAATCACTACGCCATGAGCGAATCCTAGCCACTATTAGAAACTTGGACGAATATGATCCACGTCACCTGGAGGCGtgtggaattaaaaaaaactttcaatAATATTTTTCTCTCATAAAGAAATGTGCAGTAGGGAGGGACATAAAAGAGAAAGACCATTTGCAATGTACTCTTTGGGAATGCGGTACTACCTCGGTGCGAGTGACCTCTTGCTTTGCCTGGTTGCCCTTGTCTTGGGCAGATGCAAGCTCTTGGTCCGGACTGTCCGCCGCTCCAACGTCCTCAACCGTCAGCTTCCCCTTGGCTTGCTCGAGCTTCCCAGCTCCCGGCTCCTCGCTGCCTCCCTCGGGCTCTCTCTCGTCCTCAGCCGGGCTTTTGGGCTTATCCTCGGCTTTGCTCTCGTCAACTTTGGCGGCCGCCTCCTTCACTTCTTCCTCCTCCTTCTTCTtcacctcttctcctcctccttcccccttgcCGCTGGCATCCGAAGGTCGGAATTTGAGGTACAAAGAAGCCACCAGGACGGCCAGAAGGGTGAAGAGTAAAGGCACTGCAAGATAGGCGTCCACTGCCACCTCCATCCTTGCTGATGCAGCAGCGACAAACCCGCTTGAATGCTACTCCCACTGCGGTCCACTAGTTCTGCCGTCCAACCAGGCTGCTGAACTAAATCACCGAGATGACACAGAGCGATGAATCGGATTTTAAAAGTGGTCGTCATTTCCTACAGCCCGCCCTCCTTTTGTGTTTAAAGGCACCGCTAACGCAACACATCCCCCTTGTGTTCATCTCCGCCTTGTTGTTTGTATCTCTTGAAAACAAAGTGCTCgattaacacagcgggtcaggcagcatctccggagaacacggGACATACACATTATTTGAACATAGAAGTACAGGACAGGAGCAGACCttgcggcccacaatatctgtgccgatcaTGATGCTAactgcaactcttatctgcctgcacatggtccatgtccctcctttccatgtgcctatccaaaagtatctcAAATTACATTATCGTATCTGGCTCCAACAGCATCATTCACTACGTGCTCCACACATCAGTGGCGGTGGTGGACAGGCAATGTTCTATATAGAACATATTCCTATTCTTATATACTTATAAAGCAACGATAAACATACaaatattacacacacacacacattttgtaTGCCTCACAATCTAGATACAAGAAatgcaggtgttggaatcttgagcataacacAAAGTAGCAGTGTAGAAGTGTCCCGATATTaagcattgcctgtccattccctccacaaatgctaccaaacctgctcagttactccatcactttgttttACTcagtatataaatgtatatatatatatatatatatatatataaaaactagactaagtgggacccgttgggtcccatgttcacacgggaggtcccatgttcacaggggggggggcgctttctggagcgctagtatgggtgttgtgggctgtagggactagtttccagagggctagtatgaacattgtgggccaaacggATTCTTggagtggcagctcagtcactcaagcctgatgtgctggcagctcactcacggctggtgggctggcagttgacacggctattccgtgaaattccatttcaagcagggtgcaaggccaccaaattcaaatgcagtttcataccacttcaagcagggtgcaaggccacgaatttcaaatgtagtttcataccacttcaagcaggggtgcaagtccaccaaactcaagtgcagtttcataccacttcaagcagggtccaagtccaccaaactcaagtgcagtttcataccacttcaagcagggtgcaaggccaccaaactcaagtgcagtttcctaccacttcaagcagggtgcaagacaaccaaattcaagtgcagtttcataccatttcaccagggtgaaaccaccataaaaccacactcacagttcagtgtgaatttatttttcatcgatgggaaaaatcctcttgtcctgcgcagcggaaggggattctgagtaagatggccaaaaatcacagccggaagtggcagcgttttttctaaaatcaatatacagaacaacaagatgtggtcaagatcagacttttagtaatatagatagatgtagtTATCTCTGTTCAAATTACTGCTTccgcatttaagaaacagctgcTTCAATTTATTGTagatattgtctgtccattctctccacagatgctgcctgagccgttgttactccagcactttgtgatttgctctggattgcagcatctgcagtttcttgtgcctcaatgtattgtatatttattttgaagaaggatcccgacccaaaacatcatctatacatgttctgcagagatgctgccttttatcgggatgcatcgcaacgtggtttgggaacatctccatccaagaccacaagaaattgcagtggaccacttggacaacaaaaactcatatgtcaggctgttattcattgattacagctcggcatttaacacaatcatcccctccaaactggttaccaaactcgcagaactgggtctctgcgcatccctctgcaactggatcctcgacttcctcatccacagatcacagtctgttcgtattggtggaaatgtgtcagcctcgataacaatcagcacgggagcacctcaagactgtgtgctcagccccctgctgtactcactctatacccatgactacatagcgaaccacagtgcgaactccatcatcaagttcgctgacgacaccactattgtggggcgtatcactgatggggatgagtcagaatacagaagagagatcgagcaactgtccatatggtgccagcgaaataacctggccctcaacaccagcaaaaccaaggaactgattgtggactttggaaggagtaggagggggacccacagccccatttatatcaacgggtcgatggttgaaagggtcaagaacttcaaattcctgggagtgcacatctctgaagatctttcctggtccgagaacactaacgcaattatcaaaaaagctcatcagcgcctctacttcctgagaagattacggagagtcggattgtcaaggaagactctctctaacttctacaggtgcacagtcgagagcatactgaccgtttgcatcgtggcttggttcggcaatttgagcgccctggagaggaaaagactacaaaaagtagtaaacactgcccagtccatcatcggctctgaccttccttccatcgaggggatttatcgcagttgctgcctcaaaaaggctggcagtatcatcaaagacccacaccatcctggccacacactcatctccctgctaccttcaggtagaaggtacaggagcctgaagactgcaacaaccaggttcaggaatagctacttccccacagccatcaggctattaaacctggctcggacaaaactctgattattaataaccactttctgttatttgcactttgttATTGGGCAAGAAGAATGGAAGTGTGCAAACACACACCTCCGGACTCATggacagttacttcccagctgttatcaggcaactgaaacatcctatcaacaattagagagcagtccttagctactatccacctcattggtgacccttaaactatatttattgaattttacttgctctaaacgttacttacaactttatcatgtatctgtacattgtgatggatcgattgtaatcatgtagtctttacgCAAGAAAGTTTTTACCTcaggacacgtgacaatacactaaactgtgtatgctgagttactccagcactttgtgttttgctttcaCTCTGGCTTTGTGCCCTCTCTGGTGGTGAATGAAACCAACATGGGaatcagaaatgctggagaaactcagcgggtgaggcagcatctttggagtgaaggaaataggcgacgtttcgggtcgagacccttcttcttcttctgaagggtctcgacccgaaacgtcgcctatttccttcgctccatagatgctgcctcacccgctgaatttctccaacatttttgtctacctattttccagcatctgcagtttcttcttgaacatGGTAATCAGTCTCTTCCCCGGGTGAGAAGATGGTCGGCTGATGGAGCAGGTCGACTGGTAGTTCGTGAGGTGGTGCATTCCTTCTGctactgaaggagggtctctgtGCTCCTGTTGCATGGTCTTGAGGTTCTCAGCCTGCTCCTTCTCCAATTTGAGTGGTCATgggccagagcttcccaggaatcATGGAGATGTTACGCTTAGAgtattacagtcatagagtgatacagtgtggaaacaggctcttcggcccaactcgctaacaccggccaacaatgtctcagctacactcgtcccacttgcctgcgcttggtccatatccctccaaacctgctctatccttgtacctgtctaactgtttcttaaatgctgggatagtcccagccacaacaacctcctctggcagcttgttccatacacccaccaccctttgtgtgaaaatgttacccctcggattcctattgaattattttccccttcaccttgaacctatgtcctctggtcctcgattcccctactctgggcaaaagcatCTATATATCTAACCAATCTAtcactctcatgattttgtatacctctataagatctcctctcatcctcctgctttccatggaatagtcccagcctactcaacctctcccaatagctcacaccctttagtcctggcaacatccttgtaaatcttccctgaaccctttcaagcttgacaatatctttcttataacatggtgcctagaactgaacagaatattctaaatgcggtctcaccaacatcttatacaactgcaacatgacctccaaacttctatactcaatactctgactgatgaaggccagtgccaaaagcctttttgaccaccttatctacctgcgactcgaccttcaaggaaccatgcacttgtattccgagatccctctgctcaacactacccagaggcttacCATTTACTGGTAGGTCCTGAccttgtttgacatcccaaaatgcaacacctcacgcttCTCTGTatgaaattccatcaaccattcctccacccatctggccgatcgatccagatcctgctacaaacgttcacaaccatcttcactatctgcaaaagcactaacttttgtatcatcagcaaactttctaatcttgtcctgtatgttctcatcaagGAAGCTGTGTTGGTGATCTTGATTCAGAATAAATTGTCTGTTTCAGAGTCCAATCTTCAAATATCCTTCTCAATTGACTAAGTGGATTGAAGGAGGTGGTAAATTTTGTCTTTGATTGAATGCTCTATTGGGTGGTGCATTTCATCTGCCTGAGTGACATGGTCAGGTCTTTTGGGGAGCTTAATAGATTGCCCCAGGGCTCAACAGTCACATCAAGTTT harbors:
- the mxra7 gene encoding matrix-remodeling-associated protein 7 isoform X2 produces the protein MEVAVDAYLAVPLLFTLLAVLVASLYLKFRPSDASGKGEGGGEEVKKKEEEEVKEAAAKVDESKAEDKPKSPAEDEREPEGGSEEPGAGKLEQAKGKLTVEDVGAADSPDQELASAQDKGNQAKQEVTRTEENEGIKKSPEDEAEVDGTNTPLPDDAADALVDEYRPGKIRHSSYEKTLTKDQLEEEQRAKE
- the mxra7 gene encoding matrix-remodeling-associated protein 7 isoform X1, producing the protein MEVAVDAYLAVPLLFTLLAVLVASLYLKFRPSDASGKGEGGGEEVKKKEEEEVKEAAAKVDESKAEDKPKSPAEDEREPEGGSEEPGAGKLEQAKGKLTVEDVGAADSPDQELASAQDKGNQAKQEVTRTEENEGIKKSPEDEAEVDGTNTPLPDDAADALVDEYRPGKIRHSSYEKTLTKDQLEEEQRVELTPDLTSV